One Curtobacterium sp. MCLR17_007 DNA window includes the following coding sequences:
- a CDS encoding MFS transporter — translation MKRAYLFIVLSAAGVASFGVVDIVYFQTVGYALAFVGLMTAAFNVAVSAAELPFAVLFDRYSNKLALQVGNALRVIAFLLFFLDLGPDSLLLAQVIAGFGVAASSGTSNALVMKQVQSSQPDRLSRAFGRITYFSAAASVAGGLVGSAVYVVAPRDIWLVAVVFCLTAGLIIFGFSDTKTSNVRTPWPAYARDVCAIARKRSTIALVLVNASAVAPFLLWQLKFDMVSLAFLVFGFLLMNTAKVASPLLMGRLSLRTAHIPRVTIANVVAAALFGVSDAPWAVAASFFLHVLLHTLLLVLVSGVFHASVTDDIRATAGSIVSLFDSLVVAIVAPVVAWTGQVLGFGAAVAISCVLYASVAAVTRHPPGVMSMEN, via the coding sequence GTGAAGCGCGCATACCTCTTCATCGTTCTGTCCGCAGCTGGGGTTGCGAGTTTCGGTGTCGTCGACATCGTGTACTTTCAAACGGTCGGGTACGCTCTGGCCTTCGTCGGTCTCATGACGGCCGCTTTCAACGTTGCGGTGTCAGCTGCGGAACTCCCGTTCGCGGTCCTCTTCGATCGGTACTCGAACAAGTTGGCACTTCAGGTCGGAAATGCTCTGCGCGTGATCGCCTTCCTGCTCTTTTTCCTTGACCTCGGCCCAGATTCGCTTCTGCTTGCGCAGGTCATCGCGGGGTTCGGTGTGGCAGCTTCGAGCGGAACCTCGAATGCCCTGGTGATGAAGCAAGTTCAGTCCTCGCAACCCGATCGCCTGTCGCGAGCCTTCGGCAGGATCACGTACTTCAGTGCTGCGGCGAGTGTGGCGGGCGGGCTTGTCGGCAGTGCCGTGTACGTCGTGGCCCCTCGGGACATCTGGCTCGTGGCCGTCGTGTTCTGTTTGACCGCTGGCCTGATCATCTTCGGCTTCTCTGACACGAAGACGAGTAATGTGCGGACTCCTTGGCCAGCTTACGCACGTGACGTATGCGCAATTGCTCGAAAGCGATCGACCATTGCCCTTGTCCTCGTGAACGCCAGCGCTGTGGCTCCCTTTCTTCTCTGGCAATTGAAGTTCGACATGGTATCCCTCGCGTTCCTGGTCTTTGGCTTCTTGCTCATGAATACCGCAAAAGTCGCGAGTCCACTGTTGATGGGCAGGCTGAGCCTCCGGACGGCGCACATCCCTCGGGTGACGATCGCGAATGTCGTCGCCGCGGCACTCTTCGGGGTGTCCGATGCCCCTTGGGCCGTCGCTGCAAGCTTCTTCCTACACGTACTTCTCCACACGCTGCTACTCGTGCTCGTTTCCGGAGTGTTCCATGCGTCTGTCACGGATGACATCCGGGCAACGGCAGGCTCGATCGTGTCGCTGTTCGACTCGTTGGTCGTGGCGATCGTCGCCCCGGTCGTGGCCTGGACCGGTCAGGTCCTCGGCTTCGGGGCGGCAGTAGCCATCTCCTGTGTGCTCTACGCGTCCGTCGCGGCTGTCACCCGTCATCCACCGGGCGTGATGAGTATGGAGAACTGA
- a CDS encoding DUF2087 domain-containing protein codes for MRELPATDWRTVFAALANEEVRAVYAQVVLGVQPLNGQTGRTAARTRRSLGILVRANLIAQENDTCTAVAEVFSAVLASQSVVRKDGVDRFLRHGRIVQFPATPSAREELLRWVAGQVLRAGEIISERQMNERLSALHADVALLRRGLVDLAIVERSRSGSDYWLKQTETRRRRDHG; via the coding sequence ATGCGTGAACTCCCCGCAACTGATTGGCGGACTGTCTTCGCCGCCCTGGCCAATGAGGAAGTACGTGCTGTCTACGCGCAGGTGGTCCTCGGCGTGCAACCGCTGAACGGTCAGACTGGACGGACCGCGGCACGCACTCGCAGGAGCCTCGGCATCCTCGTGAGGGCGAATCTCATCGCTCAGGAGAATGACACCTGCACGGCCGTGGCCGAGGTGTTCTCTGCCGTGCTCGCGTCTCAGTCGGTCGTCAGGAAGGACGGGGTCGATCGTTTCCTGCGCCACGGACGCATCGTTCAGTTCCCGGCGACCCCGTCAGCACGCGAGGAGCTTCTGAGGTGGGTCGCCGGGCAGGTGCTGCGCGCGGGTGAGATCATCTCCGAGCGCCAGATGAACGAACGACTCTCGGCGCTCCATGCCGATGTGGCACTGCTCCGCCGAGGTCTCGTGGACCTCGCGATCGTCGAGCGATCCAGGAGTGGGAGCGACTACTGGCTGAAGCAGACGGAAACACGTCGACGCCGCGATCACGGATGA
- a CDS encoding GNAT family N-acetyltransferase translates to MPDTASVTIADLASPADAEAFRTLNEAWISRFFTLEDEDRKLLGDPVGQIIEPGGAVFVARLGDDVVGCVGIAPEGDGVFELVKMAVAPDHQGHGTGRRLIRAAVDRARELGAHRVTLETNATLASAVHLYETSGFRHLGPEERHPSPYVRADVAMVLDL, encoded by the coding sequence ATGCCCGACACCGCCTCCGTCACCATCGCCGACCTCGCCTCCCCCGCCGACGCCGAGGCCTTCCGCACGCTCAACGAGGCGTGGATCTCCCGCTTCTTCACGCTCGAGGACGAGGACCGCAAGCTCCTCGGCGACCCGGTCGGGCAGATCATCGAGCCCGGCGGCGCCGTGTTCGTCGCCCGCCTCGGGGACGACGTCGTCGGCTGTGTCGGCATCGCACCCGAGGGTGACGGGGTCTTCGAGCTGGTGAAGATGGCCGTCGCGCCGGACCACCAGGGGCACGGCACCGGACGACGTCTGATCCGCGCCGCCGTCGACCGTGCACGGGAGCTCGGTGCGCACCGGGTCACGCTGGAGACGAACGCCACGTTGGCCAGCGCGGTGCACCTGTACGAGACGTCGGGCTTCCGGCACCTCGGCCCCGAGGAACGGCACCCCAGCCCCTACGTGCGGGCCGACGTCGCGATGGTGCTCGACCTCTGA
- a CDS encoding LysR substrate-binding domain-containing protein, with amino-acid sequence MDHLDVDLRQLRAFLAVADALHFGRAAERLHMAQPALSQQIRRTERALGVDLFVRTSRSVALTPAGRVLQGRARSLLAQAERDLDEAVRVGRGEVGRLDVGFVVSALPLGPIERVQRFRERHPLVRVELTEGYTSRLLARVVRGELDLAVVRDPDPTDGVRLTPFRSERFVAAVPRGHRFADRPSIAGSELVDDPFVFFPAEAGALATERNLAPVLSGGRRPVVVQEATTWATVLHLVGAGLGVTVAPASATLAAPDTVVLLPLTGSHESELCWATRVDDDRPVLRAFIAGAD; translated from the coding sequence ATGGATCATCTCGACGTGGACCTCCGGCAGCTCCGCGCGTTCCTGGCCGTCGCCGACGCGCTGCACTTCGGGCGCGCGGCCGAGCGACTGCACATGGCGCAGCCTGCGCTCTCGCAGCAGATCCGACGCACGGAGCGGGCCCTCGGGGTCGACCTGTTCGTCCGGACGTCCCGCAGTGTCGCCCTGACGCCCGCCGGCCGGGTGCTGCAGGGGCGGGCGCGCTCGCTGCTGGCCCAGGCCGAGCGTGACCTCGACGAGGCGGTACGGGTCGGTCGCGGCGAGGTCGGGCGGCTCGACGTCGGGTTCGTCGTCTCCGCGCTGCCGCTCGGCCCGATCGAGCGTGTGCAGCGCTTCCGGGAGCGCCACCCGCTCGTCCGCGTCGAGCTCACCGAGGGCTACACGTCGCGGCTGCTCGCCCGGGTCGTCCGCGGGGAGCTGGACCTGGCCGTCGTGCGCGACCCCGACCCGACGGACGGTGTGCGGCTCACCCCGTTCCGCAGTGAGCGCTTCGTCGCGGCGGTCCCACGGGGTCACCGATTCGCCGACCGACCGTCGATCGCCGGCAGCGAGCTCGTCGACGACCCGTTCGTGTTCTTCCCCGCCGAGGCCGGGGCGCTGGCGACCGAGCGGAACCTCGCACCGGTGCTGTCCGGCGGACGGCGACCCGTGGTCGTGCAGGAGGCGACGACCTGGGCGACCGTCCTGCACCTGGTCGGGGCGGGTCTCGGGGTCACGGTGGCGCCGGCGAGTGCGACGCTCGCGGCTCCGGACACGGTCGTGCTGCTGCCGCTGACCGGCTCACACGAGAGCGAGCTGTGCTGGGCGACCCGCGTGGACGACGACCGCCCGGTCCTGCGCGCGTTCATCGCCGGAGCGGACTGA
- a CDS encoding FBP domain-containing protein — protein sequence MKPLTEADIRSSFVNASPDELAQLPIPGLHEMLWDDREFLGWRDPQAARRGYIVSWIDDRAVGIVVRSAGGSLRPGIAAMCSFCHSPQPATQVRLFSAPRAGESGRNGNTIGTYICEDLGCPLLIRTAPPHLNPPATIAMRGTALLQRVQNFTADIMKSA from the coding sequence GTGAAGCCACTGACCGAAGCAGACATCCGTTCGTCGTTCGTGAACGCCAGCCCGGACGAACTCGCCCAGCTCCCGATCCCCGGACTGCACGAGATGCTCTGGGACGACCGCGAGTTCCTCGGCTGGCGCGACCCGCAGGCGGCCCGTCGCGGCTACATCGTGTCCTGGATCGACGACCGCGCCGTCGGCATCGTGGTCCGGTCCGCCGGCGGCTCCCTGCGACCGGGCATCGCCGCGATGTGCTCGTTCTGCCACTCCCCGCAGCCGGCCACGCAGGTGCGCCTGTTCTCGGCGCCACGCGCTGGTGAGTCCGGGCGGAACGGCAACACGATCGGCACGTACATCTGCGAGGACCTCGGCTGCCCGCTCCTGATCCGCACCGCCCCTCCGCACCTGAACCCGCCGGCGACGATCGCCATGCGCGGGACGGCGCTGCTGCAGCGGGTGCAGAACTTCACGGCCGACATCATGAAGTCGGCGTGA
- a CDS encoding M56 family metallopeptidase has product MVVTGIVLVVLALVVVVVAPRVLTRSAWTIDRPRTALVAWSLAVLLGAVGFVVGVGFVALADRPLTDPFAIGDSPTHGLNVGVAVLAVIAFVIAVRVRPGSEHRAVRDAMRSGSAPHREIDGTLVAVVEADHALACAVPGRSGGVLVSSGLADRLRTDELEAVVAHERAHLRQHHTAVVAVAESIERAVPWIPGARAMARSTRVLVEFAADDAAARRVGRDAVRRAVLTADATSALAVIRASRLSTD; this is encoded by the coding sequence GTGGTGGTCACCGGGATCGTCCTGGTCGTCCTCGCGCTGGTCGTCGTCGTGGTGGCGCCGCGCGTCCTGACCCGGTCCGCGTGGACGATCGACCGTCCGCGGACGGCGCTGGTCGCCTGGTCGCTCGCGGTCCTGCTCGGCGCGGTCGGCTTCGTGGTGGGCGTGGGGTTCGTCGCGTTGGCCGACCGTCCCCTCACCGACCCGTTCGCGATCGGCGACTCCCCCACGCACGGCCTGAACGTCGGCGTCGCGGTGCTCGCGGTCATCGCGTTCGTGATCGCCGTCCGGGTCCGGCCCGGCTCCGAGCACCGGGCCGTCCGGGACGCGATGCGTTCCGGCAGCGCGCCGCACCGCGAGATCGACGGCACGCTGGTGGCGGTCGTCGAGGCCGACCACGCACTCGCCTGCGCGGTCCCCGGACGCAGCGGCGGGGTGCTCGTCAGCTCCGGTCTGGCAGACCGGTTGCGCACCGACGAACTGGAGGCCGTGGTCGCCCACGAACGCGCGCACCTGCGACAGCACCACACGGCCGTCGTCGCCGTCGCCGAGTCCATCGAGCGTGCGGTCCCGTGGATCCCGGGCGCGCGCGCCATGGCGCGTTCGACCCGCGTGCTCGTCGAGTTCGCGGCCGACGACGCGGCCGCGCGCCGCGTCGGGCGGGATGCGGTGCGGCGAGCCGTGCTGACGGCGGACGCGACGAGTGCGCTCGCGGTGATCCGGGCCTCCCGGCTGTCCACCGACTGA
- a CDS encoding BlaI/MecI/CopY family transcriptional regulator has protein sequence MAGQRQRPRGQLEQAVLDALWSADGGLTARQVLDAFPEPRPALTTVLTVLDRLGRKGTVEREQHADAPLTFRATHSREEQTASLMSNALAASSDREAALLQFTGSLASDDLQALRRALDARARS, from the coding sequence GTGGCAGGACAACGGCAGCGCCCCCGCGGGCAGCTCGAACAGGCGGTGCTCGACGCGCTCTGGTCGGCGGACGGCGGGCTCACCGCGCGCCAGGTCCTCGACGCCTTCCCGGAGCCCCGCCCGGCGCTCACGACGGTGCTGACCGTCCTCGACCGTCTCGGCCGCAAGGGCACCGTCGAACGCGAGCAGCACGCCGACGCCCCGCTGACGTTCCGCGCCACGCACTCGCGTGAGGAACAGACCGCGTCGCTCATGTCGAACGCCCTCGCCGCGTCGTCCGACCGCGAGGCAGCGCTCCTGCAGTTCACGGGTTCGCTGGCGTCCGACGACCTGCAGGCACTGCGCCGCGCGCTCGACGCCCGCGCCCGCTCCTGA
- the gcvT gene encoding glycine cleavage system aminomethyltransferase GcvT: MSTSLRSSPLEAAHEAAGAAFTDFAGHRMPVRYSSDLAEHHAVRQAAGVFDLSHMAEIGVTGAQAVPFLDHALAGSFGAMTVGRAKYSLLLGEDGGILDDLVVYRIDDDSYLVVANAANRDVAVSALQARAEGFDVAVSDDSDTTALVAIQGPAAAGTLDDLVVQDRLQPETPLDDLRYYRVLHAMFDGSEVLVARTGYTGEDGFEIYSAPDVAPAIWDALLETGATRGVVPAGLAARDTLRLEAGMPLYGHELTTTTRPAQAGLGRVVATTGEFVGSSGVQPPDDAPVLVGLVMEGRRAARAGYPVLHDGTVVGTVTSGALSPTLGHPVAMAFVAPSAAAEGQLLHIDVRGTAIPATVSAFPFYRRAPKG, translated from the coding sequence ATGTCCACATCCCTCCGCTCGTCCCCGCTCGAAGCGGCACACGAAGCCGCCGGTGCCGCGTTCACCGACTTCGCCGGTCACCGCATGCCCGTGCGATACTCCTCCGACCTCGCCGAACACCACGCCGTGCGACAGGCCGCCGGCGTGTTCGACCTCTCGCACATGGCCGAGATCGGCGTGACCGGTGCCCAGGCCGTCCCGTTCCTCGACCACGCGCTCGCCGGGTCGTTCGGCGCGATGACCGTCGGTCGGGCCAAGTACTCGCTGTTGCTCGGCGAGGACGGCGGCATCCTCGACGACCTGGTGGTGTACCGGATCGACGACGACTCGTACCTGGTCGTCGCCAACGCCGCCAACCGCGACGTGGCGGTGTCGGCGCTCCAGGCCCGTGCCGAGGGCTTCGACGTCGCTGTGTCCGACGACTCGGACACCACGGCCCTCGTCGCGATCCAGGGGCCGGCCGCCGCGGGCACGCTCGACGACCTCGTCGTCCAGGACCGCCTGCAGCCGGAGACCCCGCTCGACGACCTGCGCTACTACCGGGTGCTGCACGCGATGTTCGACGGGTCCGAGGTCCTCGTCGCCCGCACCGGGTACACCGGCGAGGACGGCTTCGAGATCTACAGCGCCCCGGACGTCGCCCCCGCGATCTGGGACGCCCTGCTCGAGACGGGTGCCACGCGCGGGGTCGTGCCCGCCGGGCTCGCCGCGCGGGACACCCTGCGGCTCGAGGCGGGCATGCCGCTGTACGGGCACGAACTCACGACGACGACCCGCCCCGCCCAGGCCGGGCTCGGCCGGGTGGTCGCCACCACCGGTGAGTTCGTCGGGTCGTCCGGCGTGCAGCCGCCGGACGACGCACCCGTGCTCGTCGGCCTCGTGATGGAGGGGCGCCGCGCTGCACGTGCCGGCTACCCGGTCCTGCACGACGGCACGGTCGTCGGCACGGTCACGTCCGGCGCACTGTCACCGACCCTCGGCCACCCGGTCGCGATGGCGTTCGTCGCGCCGTCCGCTGCCGCCGAGGGACAACTCCTCCACATCGACGTCCGCGGTACGGCCATCCCCGCAACGGTCTCCGCGTTCCCCTTCTACCGCCGCGCACCGAAAGGCTGA
- the gcvH gene encoding glycine cleavage system protein GcvH → MTDQTALQYTKDHEWLLVEGDVVTVGITDHAAEQLGDVVYVDLPAVGTAATAGDQLGEIESTKSVGELFAPIEGEVVAINDAVVDTPDTVNQDPFGAGWLVKIKVEGTDFPGDLMDHDAYRAFVA, encoded by the coding sequence ATGACCGACCAGACCGCACTGCAGTACACCAAGGACCACGAGTGGCTGCTCGTCGAGGGCGACGTCGTCACCGTCGGCATCACGGACCACGCCGCCGAACAGCTCGGCGACGTCGTCTACGTCGATCTCCCGGCCGTGGGCACCGCGGCCACCGCCGGCGACCAGCTCGGCGAGATCGAGTCCACCAAGAGCGTCGGTGAGCTCTTCGCGCCGATCGAGGGCGAAGTCGTCGCGATCAACGACGCCGTGGTGGACACCCCCGACACCGTCAACCAGGACCCCTTCGGTGCCGGCTGGCTCGTGAAGATCAAGGTCGAGGGCACCGACTTCCCCGGCGACCTGATGGACCACGACGCGTACCGGGCGTTCGTCGCATGA
- the gcvP gene encoding aminomethyl-transferring glycine dehydrogenase, translating into MTDLRSTHAGTDHDLNLQTTFADRHIGTTPADQRTMLQTIGRQSLDELVRAAIPASIHAEPVASSTIPTAVGETEALAELRAMASQNTVRRAMIGLGYHGTHTPAVIQRNVLENPSWYTAYTPYQPEISQGRLEALINFQTMVADLTGMATAGASMLDEGTAVVEGMLLARRASKVTGDAFLVDADLLPQTRALLDHRADAVGITLRAFDAASGPSDDQFDGVFGVIVQYPGSSGRIVDPSSVIERVHAGGGIAVVAADLLAMTLLASPGDLGADVAVGTSQRFGVPLGFGGPHAGYLAVRAGLERQLPGRLVGVSFDADGGLAYRLSLQTREQHIRREKATSNICTAQVLLAVMASMYAVYHGPEGLRFIASRVARTTTALAEAVTGAGLVVVHEQYFDTLTVRAEGRAAGIVDDARAAGYLLHQVDADTFQLSVDETTTPDDLRVLTGVFAGAEPDQRAVETAVADAAPSLASALLRQSEYLTHPVFSAHRSETRMMRYLKHLSDKDYALDRGMIPLGSCTMKLNAATEMAAVTWPEFANVHPFAPAEDVTGYLGMIGDLETWLAEVTGYDTVSLQPNAGSQGELAGLLAIRGFHRSRGDEQRTVCLIPSSAHGTNAASAVLAGMRVVVVACDENGNVDLADLSAKTTEHADTLAALMITYPSTHGVYEHDIRAICDAVHDAGGQVYVDGANLNALLGHARFGDFGGDVSHLNLHKTFCIPHGGGGPGVGPVAAKAHLAPFLPAHPMAQQADRRPGSTSSSADDDRLAHAGGPVSAAPYGSPSILPITWAYVRMMGLEGLTRATEAAVLGANYIAARLRDAFPVLYTGESGLVAHECILDLRPLRDSTGITVDDVAKRLVDYGFHAPTMSFPVAGTLMVEPTESEDLAEIDRFVDAMLAIRAEASAVERGEWPAEDNPLVGAPHTAASVISGEWTHAYTREQAVYPLPGIVERKYWPPVRRIDQAYGDRNLVCACPPVEAFA; encoded by the coding sequence ATGACCGACCTGCGGAGCACCCACGCGGGCACGGACCACGACCTGAACCTGCAGACCACCTTCGCCGACCGGCACATCGGCACCACCCCGGCCGACCAGCGCACCATGCTCCAGACCATCGGTCGGCAGTCCCTCGACGAGCTCGTCCGCGCGGCGATCCCGGCGTCGATCCACGCCGAACCCGTCGCCTCCTCGACCATCCCGACCGCGGTCGGCGAGACCGAGGCGCTCGCCGAACTCCGCGCGATGGCGTCGCAGAACACCGTCCGTCGCGCCATGATCGGCCTGGGGTACCACGGCACGCACACGCCCGCCGTGATCCAGCGCAACGTGCTCGAGAACCCGAGCTGGTACACGGCCTACACGCCGTACCAGCCCGAGATCTCACAGGGGCGCCTCGAAGCGCTCATCAACTTCCAGACGATGGTCGCCGACCTGACCGGGATGGCGACCGCGGGCGCCTCCATGCTCGACGAGGGCACGGCCGTGGTCGAGGGCATGCTGCTCGCCCGTCGTGCGTCCAAGGTCACGGGCGACGCGTTCCTGGTCGACGCCGACCTGCTGCCGCAGACCCGCGCCCTGCTCGACCACCGTGCCGACGCCGTGGGGATCACCCTGCGCGCGTTCGACGCCGCGTCCGGTCCGAGCGACGACCAGTTCGACGGCGTCTTCGGCGTGATCGTGCAGTACCCGGGATCGTCCGGGCGGATCGTGGACCCGTCGTCCGTGATCGAGCGGGTGCACGCCGGTGGCGGGATCGCCGTCGTCGCGGCCGACCTGCTCGCGATGACGCTCCTGGCCTCGCCGGGCGACCTCGGCGCGGACGTCGCGGTCGGCACCTCCCAGCGCTTCGGTGTCCCGCTCGGCTTCGGTGGCCCGCACGCCGGGTACCTCGCCGTGCGCGCGGGCCTCGAGCGCCAGCTGCCCGGTCGCCTGGTCGGGGTGTCCTTCGACGCCGACGGCGGGCTCGCGTACCGCCTCAGCCTGCAGACGCGCGAACAGCACATCCGTCGCGAGAAGGCGACGAGCAACATCTGCACCGCGCAGGTGCTGCTCGCCGTGATGGCCTCGATGTACGCGGTCTACCACGGCCCCGAGGGACTGCGCTTCATCGCCTCCCGGGTCGCCCGGACCACCACGGCGCTCGCCGAGGCCGTCACCGGCGCCGGACTGGTCGTCGTGCACGAGCAGTACTTCGACACGCTGACCGTGCGCGCCGAGGGGCGGGCGGCCGGCATCGTCGACGACGCCCGTGCCGCCGGGTACCTGCTGCACCAGGTCGACGCGGACACGTTCCAGCTGTCCGTCGACGAGACGACCACGCCCGACGACCTCCGCGTGCTCACGGGCGTGTTCGCCGGCGCGGAGCCCGACCAGCGAGCGGTCGAGACGGCCGTGGCGGACGCCGCCCCGAGCCTGGCGTCCGCGCTGCTGCGTCAGAGCGAGTACCTGACCCACCCGGTCTTCAGCGCACACCGCAGCGAGACGCGGATGATGCGGTACCTGAAGCACCTGTCGGACAAGGACTACGCGCTCGACCGCGGCATGATCCCGCTCGGCAGCTGCACCATGAAGCTCAACGCGGCGACCGAGATGGCCGCGGTCACGTGGCCGGAGTTCGCGAACGTGCACCCGTTCGCCCCCGCCGAGGACGTCACCGGCTACCTCGGCATGATCGGCGACCTCGAGACCTGGCTCGCCGAGGTCACCGGGTACGACACCGTGTCGCTGCAACCGAACGCGGGCAGCCAGGGCGAACTGGCCGGGCTGCTGGCGATCCGCGGGTTCCACCGGTCCCGCGGTGACGAGCAGCGCACCGTGTGCCTGATCCCGTCCAGCGCCCACGGCACCAACGCCGCGTCCGCCGTGCTGGCCGGGATGCGCGTGGTCGTCGTCGCGTGCGACGAGAACGGCAACGTCGACCTCGCCGACCTCAGCGCCAAGACGACCGAGCACGCCGACACGCTCGCGGCCCTGATGATCACCTACCCGTCGACCCACGGCGTGTACGAGCACGACATCCGCGCCATCTGCGACGCCGTGCACGACGCCGGCGGGCAGGTGTACGTCGACGGCGCCAACCTGAACGCGCTGCTCGGGCACGCGCGCTTCGGCGACTTCGGCGGCGACGTCTCGCACCTGAACCTGCACAAGACCTTCTGCATCCCGCACGGCGGCGGCGGACCCGGCGTCGGGCCCGTCGCGGCCAAGGCGCACCTCGCGCCGTTCCTGCCCGCGCACCCCATGGCGCAGCAGGCTGACCGCCGTCCGGGGTCGACGTCGTCGTCCGCCGACGACGACCGGCTGGCGCACGCCGGTGGCCCGGTGAGCGCGGCGCCGTACGGCAGCCCGAGCATCCTGCCGATCACGTGGGCGTACGTCCGCATGATGGGGCTCGAGGGCCTGACCCGCGCGACCGAGGCAGCGGTGCTCGGGGCGAACTACATCGCGGCACGTCTGCGCGACGCGTTCCCGGTGCTCTACACGGGCGAGTCCGGGCTCGTCGCGCACGAGTGCATCCTCGACCTGCGGCCGCTCCGCGACAGCACGGGGATCACGGTGGACGACGTCGCGAAGCGTCTGGTCGACTACGGGTTCCACGCGCCGACCATGTCGTTCCCGGTCGCGGGGACGCTCATGGTCGAGCCGACCGAGAGCGAGGACCTGGCCGAGATCGACCGGTTCGTCGACGCGATGCTCGCGATCCGCGCCGAGGCCTCCGCCGTCGAGCGCGGGGAGTGGCCGGCGGAGGACAACCCGCTCGTCGGGGCTCCGCACACCGCCGCCTCGGTGATCTCGGGCGAGTGGACGCACGCGTACACGCGCGAACAGGCCGTGTACCCGCTGCCGGGCATCGTGGAGCGCAAGTACTGGCCGCCGGTGCGACGCATCGACCAGGCGTACGGCGACCGCAACCTGGTGTGCGCCTGCCCGCCGGTCGAGGCCTTCGCGTAG